A region from the Drosophila takahashii strain IR98-3 E-12201 chromosome 2L, DtakHiC1v2, whole genome shotgun sequence genome encodes:
- the LOC108059429 gene encoding myb/SANT-like DNA-binding domain-containing protein 4, whose product MNLPRARAKNFTHREERILEKLIHAHRDVIDSKQNDAHMWSKKAEAWQKIATDFELQSGMQRPWQALREKYASTLRSRRQRTFNRNGDDDGALDNDSKEYDHKLSIAAVSSLVEEESSTDLDPEYNPSNNLGSNYSEIENFLHPEVKLKEEPADDPEDEDSESINVMTDEKLALLQLQQDYYRGENSRAAEKHKFEMEKHQFELEQRKMEIEKYKLDLEKNREELRGIRMKNELLEMQLLERRGKIKDQPN is encoded by the exons ATGAATTTGCCCAGAGCTCGCGCTAAAAACTTCACCCACAGGGAGGAGAGGATTCTGGAGAAGCTAATCCATGCGCATCGCGATGTGATAGACAGCAAACAGAACGATGCGCACATGTGGAGCAAAAAAGCCGAAGCCTGGCAGAAAATTGCCACAGATTTTGAATTGCAATCGGGAATGCAGAGACCTTGGcaggcactgagagaaaaatatGCCAGTACCCTGCGATCAAGGCGCCAAAGGACCTTCAATAGAAACGGAGATGATGATGGTGCATTGGATAATGATAGCAAGGAATACGATCACAAGTTGTCCATTGCAGCAGTTTCGTCGCTTGTCGAGGAAGAAA GTAGCACCGACTTAGATCCGGAATACAATCCCAGTAACAACTTGGGAAGCAACTACAGCGAAATAGAAAACTTTCTTCATCCAGAGGTTAAATTAAAGGAAGAGCCTGCCGATGATCCAGAGGATGAGGACTCCGAGTCCATAAACGTGATGACCGATGAAAAGCTGGCCCTTCTTCAGCTGCAACAGGATTACTACCGGGGTGAAAACTCCAGGGCAGCCGAGAAGCACAAATTCGAGATGGAAAAGCACCAGTTTGAACTCGAGCAGCGGAAAATGGAGATTGAAAAGTATAAACTAGATTTGGAGAAGAACAGGGAGGAACTCAGGGGCATTCGAATGAAAAATGAACTGCTCGAAATGCAACTTCTGGAACGACGAGGAAAAATCAAAGATCAGCCTAACTAG
- the RFeSP gene encoding cytochrome b-c1 complex subunit Rieske, mitochondrial — MMNAVSRAYVRGGAQVLSTGLKASGVAVNSMANRQAHTDLQVPDFSPYRRDSVKDSRRRNETAEERKAFSYLMVGAGAVGGAYAAKGLVNTFIGSMSASAEVLAMAKIEIKLADIPEGKSVTFKWRGKPLFIRHRTAAEIETERGVATSTLRDPEADDQRVIKPEWLVVIGVCTHLGCVPIANAGDWGGYYCPCHGSHYDASGRIRKGPAPLNLEVPTHEFPNEGLLVVG; from the exons ATGATGAACGCCGTGTCGCGTGCTTACGTCAGAGGCGGAGCCCAGGTCCTCTCCACGGGATTGAAGGCGAGCGGCGTGGCCGTCAACTCGATGG CTAACCGCCAGGCACACACCGACCTGCAGGTGCCCGACTTCTCGCCCTATCGCCGGGACTCCGTGAAGGACAGTCGTCGTCGCAACGAGACCGCCGAGGAGCGCAAGGCCTTCTCTTATTTGATGGTCGGTGCCGGAGCCGTGGGCGGTGCCTATGCGGCCAAGGGTCTGGTCAACACCTTCATTGGATCCATGAGCGCCTCCGCCGAGGTTTTGGCCATGGCCAAGATCGAGATCAAGCTGGCCGACATCCCCGAGGGCAAGTCGGTGACGTTCAAGTGGCGCGGAAAGCCACTGTTCATCCGCCACCGTACCGCCGCGGAAATCGAGACCGAGCGAGGAGTGGCCACATCCACGCTGCGCGATCCGGAAGCTGATGAT CAACGAGTGATCAAGCCCGAATGGCTGGTGGTCATCGGAGTCTGCACGCATCTGGGTTGTGTGCCCATCGCCAATGCCGGTGACTGGGGCGGCTACTATTGCCCCTGCCACGGCTCCCACTACGACGCCTCTGGAAGAATTCGCAAGGGACCGGCGCCACTCAACTTGGAGGTGCCCACCCACGAGTTCCCCAACGAGGGCCTTCTGGTTGTCGGCTAG